In Pangasianodon hypophthalmus isolate fPanHyp1 chromosome 3, fPanHyp1.pri, whole genome shotgun sequence, a single genomic region encodes these proteins:
- the nolc1 gene encoding nucleolar and coiled-body phosphoprotein 1 isoform X4, with protein sequence MAEGSSVPSDLYQHVYTFLLQNKFTKAAKEFIKQAKVKPQDQNEEGLLDIFSFWVKSQKATKRKAVPKSPEVNGPRAKKAKQDVESSSEEDSSSDEEDAAPAQKTPQAAVKKAAAAAPVKKAAAAAPVKKAEESSSSEDSSDSEDEATTKAPVKKVTAVKPAASSPAAAARKKDTSSSSEESDSEEESAKPAATGAKPTTVTPKASAAPKAPAQKKQESSSSEESSSDSEDEAPAKAAVKAPAPVKAPAPANASSSSDDSSDEEEEAPPTKKPKAGTYSAVPPPAAQSAPAPAAKQDSSDSSEDSSDEEEKKAPAPTKAVTPKPAAKKDESSSDSSDSSSEEEAEKPAAKAAPPKAAPAKAPAVPTKTAAAPADEDDDSSSSSEDDDEEANKPATKATPAKAVPAAKATPAKQDSSSSSSSEDSDDEAEKPPTKTPASKATPAKATPAKATPAKATPAKATPAKATPAKATPAKATPAKATPAKATPAKAAEVSSSSSSEESDDEDDKAKPAAKAKPAAKAKPAAKAVPVKTPPAKATPAKKAESSSSDSDSSEDEAPAKPAAQTATPKTTPKPVATPKTAVTPKTPSKPAESSSDSDSSSDEEEPPKKAAAPPATKPAPPKSQPAESSSDSDSDSSDSEDETPATKTAKPASSTVSSTPTAKAAASTGSKATPTTSKPAAESSSSGSDSSSEEDEESKGKPAASSKPAVTPTSTKKAESSSSDSSDSSDSEAEAPKTTPAKPAVTNGKTATPKTPASTAKTPVSKAAESSSSSEDSSDDEEETTKAPVKTAPVKTTPVAKSTPTARAKPKPESSSSESSSSEEEEVKTPKTPTATPANGTGGKRKRTEEDEVDEEASKKTPKNKKPVNVTPHSFPKAKQKNKRRGD encoded by the exons ATGGCGGAGGGGAGCTCGGTGCCCAGTGATCTCTACCAGCACGTTTATACGTTTCTTCTACAGAACAAGTTCACCAAAGCCGCTAAGGAGTTTATAAAGCAAGCTAAAGTC AAACCTCAGGACCAAAATGAAGAAGGACTCCTTGACATCTTCAGTTTTTGGGTTAA GTCTCAGAAGGCTACAAAAAGGAAAGCGGTCCCCAAAAGTCCTGAGGTTAATGGGCCACGTGCGAAGAAAGCAAAGCAGGACGTGgagagttccagtgaagaggaCTCGAGCAGTGATGAGGAGGATGCAGCACCTGCCCAGAAAACACCTCAAG CTGCGGTGAAGAAGGCAGCGGCTGCGGCACCGGTGAAGAAGGCAGCGGCTGCGGCACCGGTGAAGAAGGCAGAGGAGTCCAGCAGCAGTGAAGACTCCAGTGACTCTGAGGATGAAGCCACCACTAAAGCCCCTGTAAAG AAGGTCACAGCTGTGAAGCCTGCAGCCTCGTCCCCTGCAGCGGCAGCCAGGAAGAAGGACACCAGCTCCAGCAGTGAGGAGTCTGACTCGGAGGAAGAATCAGCCAAACCTGCAGCCACAG GAGCCAAGCCTACGACTGTGACCCCTAAAGCCTCGGCCGCTCCTAAAGCCCCAGCTCAGAAGAAGCAggagagcagcagcagtgagGAAAGCTCAAGTGACTCTGAAGATGAGGCTCCAGCAAAG GCAGCAGTAAAGGCGCCTGCCCCGGTGAAGGCCCCGGCTCCGGCCAatgccagcagcagcagtgacgACTCCtcagatgaggaggaggaggctcCACCCACTAAGAAGCCCAAAGCAG GTACATACAGTGCGGTACCTCCACCTGCAGCTCAGAGTGCCCCTGCCCCTGCAGCTAAACAGGACTCATCAGACAGCAGTGAAGACAGCAGtgatgaggaagaaaagaaagcccCTG cTCCTACAAAGGCTGTGACTCCCAAACCTGCAGCCAAGAAGGATGAGTCAAGTTCAGACAGCTCTG ATTCAAGCTCGGAGGAGGAAGCAGAGAAGCCAGCTGCCAAAGCTGCTCCACCTAAAGCAGCTCCTGCTAAGGCCCCAGCAGTTCCAACTAAGACTGCGGCAGCTCCTGCTGACGAGGACGATGACTCCTCATCAAGCTCAGAGGATGACGATGAAGAGGCAAACAAGCCGGCCACCAAGGCAACACCAGCGAAAGCTGTCCCAGCTGCCAAGGCCACCCCTGCCAAGCAGGATTCTTCCTCGTCCTCTAGTTCTGAGGATTCAgatgatgaagcagaaaaacCACCAACAAAAACTCCTGCATCAAAGGCTACTCCAGCAAAGGCTACTCCTGCAAAGGCTACTCCTGCAAAGGCTACTCCTGCAAAGGCTACTCCTGCAAAGGCTACTCCTGCTAAGGCTACTCCTGCTAAGGCTACTCCTGCTAAGGCTACTCCAGCTAAAGCCACCCCAGCTAAAGCTGCAGAAGTGTCGTCCTCTTCCAGTTCGGAGGAGtctgatgatgaggatgataaAGCCAAACCAGCTGCTAAAGCCAAACCAGCTGCTAAAGCCAAACCAGCTGCTAAAGCCGTCCCAGTTAAGACTCCTCCAGCGAAGGCCACACCTGCAAAGAAAGCTGAGTCCTCAAGCTCAG ATTCTGATAGCTCAGAAGATGAGGCTCCTGCCAAACCTGCAGCCCAAACAGCAACACCGAAAACCACGCCCAAACCAGTGGCCACACCTAAAACTGCAGTAACACCCAAGACTCCATCCAAGCCTGCAGAGAGCAGCTCGGACTCGGACAGCTCTTCTGACGAAGAGGAGCCTCCTAAGAAAGCTGCTGCCCCTCCCGCCACTAAACCAGCGCCACCCAAATCTCAACCAGCCGAGAGCAGCTCGGACTCGGACAGTGACAGCTCCGACTCAGAAGATGAGACCCCAGCAACTAAAACAGCTAAACCTGCATCCTCCACAGTGAGCTCCACCCCTACTGCTAAAGCTGCCGCGTCCACAGGGTCTAAAGCCACACCCACAACGTCTAAACCCGCAGCCGAGTCCAGCAGCAGTGGCTCGGACAGCTCcagtgaggaggatgaggagagtAAAGGGAAACCTGCTGCCTCCTCTAAGCCTGCTGTGACTCCAACAAGCACTAAAAAGGCTGAGAGCAGCAGTTCCGACTCTTCAGACAGCTCGGATTCAGAGGCTGAAGCTCCCAAAACGACGCCGGCCAAACCTGCCGTGACCAACGGGAAAACAGCGACTCCCAAAACCCCTGCCTCTACAGCGAAGACGCCTGTCTCGAAGGCCGCAGAGTCGTCGTCCTCTAGTGAAGACAGCtctgatgatgaagaggagACAACAAAGGCACCGGTAAAAACTGCACCGGTAAAAACTACACCTGTTGCAAAAAGCACACCAACTGCTAGAGCAAAGCCAAAGCCCGAGAGCAGCTCGTCAGAGAGCTCTTCGTCTGAAGAGGAGGAAGTGAAAACACCCAAGACTCCTACTGCCACTCCAGCAAATG GCACTGGCGGCAAAAGAAAGAGGACTGAGGAAGACGAGGTGGACGAGGAAGCGTCAAAGAAAACACCCAAAAACAAAAAGCCTGTTAACGTCACACCTCATTCATTCCCCAAGGCCAAACAGAAG AATAAGAGACGAGGAGATTGA